GCATCACCGTCGCGACGTGCGCCGACGACGGCGTCAGCCTCGTGGGATTCGCCGTGCACAGAGCGTTGCGCATGGCCGGGGTGGGTGGCGGTGACGTGGACTTCGTCTACGACGAGCATCCTGCCGCCCGCTACGCCTCAGGCGCGGCAGACGTCGTGATCCACGACCCGATGGCCACGCCCGATTGGCGGGCAGTCGTGGCCGAGCGGCAGGTGAGGTACCTGCCCTGGGGCGATCGGGTGCTGCACGGCTTCGCCGCGCAGGGCTGGCTCCCCCGAATCGCGCGAGCGGGTCAACTCCCCCCGCTGATAGACGACTTGCCCGCACTCGACTGCTCCGACTTCGCGGTGCTGTGCCGCGCGGACCTGGACGAGGGACTCGCCCGCCTGACTGCCCGATACCTGGCCCGGGGCTGCTGTCCTGCCGAAGCCGCCGCAGTGGCACGCACCCCGCTTCCGCTGCATCCGGGGGCCGCCCGTGCCTACGCCGAACTCGTCGCCGACGAAGCCGTCGCCGACGTATCTCTGGGGAGCCGATGATGTCCGATTCCGTCCAGCGGCCGGGGCCGCCTGCCTCGTGCGAGACCGAACTCCTCGTCGTGGGCGCCGGCCCCGCCGGTCTCTTCGCCTGCTATTACGCGGGGATGAGGGGGCTCGAAGTGACCCTCCTGGACAGCCTGCCCCACCTCGGCGGCCAGGTGGCCGCCCTCTACCCGGACAAGGAGATCTTCGACGTCGCCGGGTTCCCGGCCGTCACCGGTCGTGAACTGGTCGACCGGCTGACTCGACAGGCTGAGAGCGCCGCACCGTCCGTCGTGCTCGGGGAAGGCGCCGTAGACCTGCGCCGGGACGACGCGGACGCGGTCACCGTCACCACCGACGCGGGACGCGTCATCCGCGCGGGTGCTGTGCTGATCACCGCCGGCATCGGCCGCTTCACCCCGCGACCCCTGCCCGCCCTGGACGGGTTCACCGGCGACGGCGTCCACCACCTGGTCGCTCCTCCCCACGAATACGCCGAGCGCCAGGTTGTGATCGTCGGCGGCGGCGACAGTGCCGTCGACTGGGCCAACGCCCTTGCCCCGCACGCGCGTCAGGTGACACTCGTGCACCGCCGGGTCAGGTTCCGCGCCCACGAGCATTCGGTGAGCCGACTCATGGACTCCCCGGTGCGGGTCCTCACCAACAGCGAGATCGCCGACGTACACGGTGCCGAGTCGCTCAAGGCCGTGACCGTACGCGACTGCGGAACCCAGGGGCTGGAGACGGTCGAGGCGGACGTCCTGATCCCCGCCCTGGGCCACATCGCCTCGCTCGGCCCCCTCACCACGTGGGGACTCACGCTCGACAAGCAGCAGATCCAGGTGGACACCGACATGC
The Streptomyces sp. CGMCC 4.7035 DNA segment above includes these coding regions:
- a CDS encoding type 2 periplasmic-binding domain-containing protein; this encodes MTGELERPEGWGDLHQIRGLFDQGLRRLVSKDVRYTIRAGRGGLDETAALFTGEADIAVVTPAAALRLLYRFGDLKGLFALGVIPRRGSLVVAADATLGLDAVADLATHSARITVATCADDGVSLVGFAVHRALRMAGVGGGDVDFVYDEHPAARYASGAADVVIHDPMATPDWRAVVAERQVRYLPWGDRVLHGFAAQGWLPRIARAGQLPPLIDDLPALDCSDFAVLCRADLDEGLARLTARYLARGCCPAEAAAVARTPLPLHPGAARAYAELVADEAVADVSLGSR
- a CDS encoding NAD(P)/FAD-dependent oxidoreductase, whose amino-acid sequence is MSDSVQRPGPPASCETELLVVGAGPAGLFACYYAGMRGLEVTLLDSLPHLGGQVAALYPDKEIFDVAGFPAVTGRELVDRLTRQAESAAPSVVLGEGAVDLRRDDADAVTVTTDAGRVIRAGAVLITAGIGRFTPRPLPALDGFTGDGVHHLVAPPHEYAERQVVIVGGGDSAVDWANALAPHARQVTLVHRRVRFRAHEHSVSRLMDSPVRVLTNSEIADVHGAESLKAVTVRDCGTQGLETVEADVLIPALGHIASLGPLTTWGLTLDKQQIQVDTDMRTGVDRVYAAGDITTYPGKVRLMVVGFGEAATAVNNIAVRLRPDEDLFPGHSSERPPIPTP